One region of Natronorubrum aibiense genomic DNA includes:
- a CDS encoding conditioned medium-induced protein 4 has protein sequence MNEKTEELRDLFTDVTDGEETVTESQENTRGSLERDERTTTERLENVIGQMRDRYEFETSLSDDDLVAVAKAFYDGDSDADIADDLDADVDAADVFEARMALHLVDESDADEVDLAAIRDREEDDATLAAEYDVGEAEIRRYRRVAAAEDESRAANDRYRDEFDSILADAEISGRMATDVREDGLEDATEGMETEVDF, from the coding sequence ATGAACGAAAAAACCGAGGAACTTCGAGATCTCTTCACCGACGTCACCGACGGCGAGGAAACCGTGACCGAATCACAGGAGAACACCCGTGGCTCGCTCGAGCGCGACGAACGAACGACCACGGAGCGCCTCGAGAACGTGATCGGCCAGATGCGCGACCGCTACGAGTTCGAGACGTCGCTGTCCGACGACGACCTCGTCGCAGTCGCGAAAGCGTTCTACGACGGTGATTCCGACGCGGACATCGCCGACGACCTCGATGCCGACGTCGACGCCGCCGACGTGTTCGAGGCGCGGATGGCGTTGCATCTCGTCGACGAGTCGGACGCCGACGAAGTCGACCTCGCGGCGATCCGCGACCGCGAGGAAGACGATGCTACGCTCGCTGCGGAGTACGACGTCGGTGAGGCCGAGATCCGACGCTACCGACGCGTCGCCGCGGCCGAAGACGAGTCGCGAGCGGCGAACGACCGCTACCGCGACGAGTTCGACAGCATCCTCGCGGACGCCGAAATCTCGGGGCGAATGGCGACCGACGTTCGCGAGGACGGCCTCGAGGACGCGACCGAAGGGATGGAGACGGAAGTCGACTTCTAG
- a CDS encoding glutaredoxin family protein — MNAAASTDPDAPITFYRLQACPFCERVTRLLEEYDLEYTSRFVEPLHSRRDVVKRVAGVRTVPVIVDETTGVTMAESANIAEYLESTYGEGADTEAAQAVANDGGAE, encoded by the coding sequence ATGAACGCCGCCGCTAGCACAGACCCCGATGCGCCGATCACGTTCTACCGACTGCAGGCGTGTCCGTTCTGTGAACGTGTCACCAGATTGCTCGAGGAGTACGACCTCGAGTACACCTCTCGGTTCGTCGAACCGCTGCACTCGCGTCGAGACGTCGTCAAGCGCGTTGCCGGCGTCCGAACCGTTCCCGTCATCGTCGACGAGACCACTGGCGTGACGATGGCAGAGAGTGCAAACATCGCCGAGTACCTCGAGTCGACCTACGGCGAGGGGGCAGACACCGAAGCGGCGCAGGCCGTCGCGAACGACGGAGGTGCGGAGTAA
- a CDS encoding heterodisulfide reductase-related iron-sulfur binding cluster — translation MNVIAQTEVGRETYLGIGSIGYAMFYLLVAITLAVFAYGVYRRFSRYAEGDDDPFARVNELPARIVSAAKIVLSNEKQFNRDLYGGLMHSFILWGFLTLLIATTIIAVEQYGTELFFGFVFWEGDFYLAYQFMVDAMGLLFVVGIGMALYRRYWVRNHRLWGRHTSTEDDIFIWTLFGLGVGGFLLEGFRIYITGMPAHEVVSFVGYGLALLFSAVGLPTTEAALSANYVAAENLAWNAETLHWLTWWSHSLLALFFIGWIPYAKPFHMLSSFANVVVRDEKAGRRLPNVPADLDATNAESIDDFTWKELLDQDACTKCGRCSSVCPAKASDRPLDPRNVILDLKKYREELDAGGEEKPIIADGGTSVINTETMESCMACMACMDACPVEIEHLQSFTRLNRQMTDQGDISSSMQDVFQNVMQNGNTFGDSPRNRGDWTDDLEFDVADAREEKVDYLWYVGDFPSYDERNKQVARSLATILQEADVSFGILFDDEKYDGNDIRRVGEEFLYVELAGHHVETWEDCEFDKIVCTDPHSYNTFKNEYPEVDFEEFADDPMMPFDYEEFWNDDGEIEVYHWTQAVEELVSEGNLELTGTELDYTVTYHDPCHLGRYNDEYEAPRELIKATGCTLDEMPRNRANAFCCGGGGGGLWMDFEEEPKPSEERIREALEDTDAGPEIDKFVVACPMCMTMYEDGRKTGGYEDEIEIVDVAELIVEAIGKAEEANVEVAAD, via the coding sequence ATGAACGTCATAGCACAGACGGAGGTGGGGAGGGAGACCTACCTGGGGATCGGAAGCATCGGCTATGCGATGTTCTATCTCCTCGTTGCGATCACCCTCGCAGTCTTCGCCTACGGCGTGTACCGACGATTCAGTCGGTACGCCGAGGGTGACGACGATCCGTTCGCTCGAGTCAATGAGTTACCGGCTCGCATCGTCAGTGCAGCCAAGATTGTCCTCTCGAACGAGAAGCAGTTCAACAGGGATCTCTACGGCGGCCTGATGCACTCGTTTATTCTGTGGGGCTTTCTGACGCTGCTGATCGCGACGACGATCATCGCCGTCGAACAGTACGGGACGGAGCTGTTTTTCGGCTTCGTCTTCTGGGAGGGCGACTTCTATCTCGCCTACCAGTTCATGGTCGACGCGATGGGGCTGTTGTTCGTCGTCGGCATCGGCATGGCGCTCTATCGGCGCTACTGGGTTCGCAACCACCGCCTCTGGGGCCGTCATACCTCGACCGAAGACGACATCTTCATCTGGACGCTCTTCGGCCTCGGCGTCGGTGGCTTCCTCCTCGAGGGGTTCCGTATCTACATTACGGGGATGCCGGCCCACGAAGTGGTCAGCTTCGTCGGCTACGGACTCGCACTGCTCTTTAGCGCAGTCGGATTGCCGACGACCGAAGCCGCACTGAGTGCGAACTACGTTGCGGCGGAGAATCTCGCGTGGAACGCCGAGACGCTCCATTGGCTGACGTGGTGGTCGCACTCGCTGCTCGCGCTGTTCTTTATCGGGTGGATTCCCTACGCCAAGCCGTTTCACATGCTCTCCTCGTTTGCGAACGTCGTCGTTCGCGACGAGAAGGCCGGTCGCCGGCTCCCGAACGTTCCCGCCGACCTCGATGCGACCAACGCCGAATCCATCGACGACTTCACCTGGAAAGAACTCCTCGATCAGGACGCCTGTACCAAGTGTGGTCGCTGTTCGTCGGTCTGTCCCGCGAAGGCCTCCGACCGGCCGCTCGACCCCCGAAACGTCATCCTCGACCTGAAAAAATACCGTGAGGAACTCGATGCCGGTGGCGAGGAGAAACCGATCATCGCCGACGGCGGCACGAGCGTCATCAACACCGAGACGATGGAGTCCTGTATGGCCTGTATGGCCTGCATGGACGCCTGTCCGGTCGAAATCGAACACCTCCAGTCGTTCACCCGCCTCAACCGCCAGATGACCGACCAGGGCGACATCTCGAGTTCGATGCAGGACGTCTTCCAGAACGTCATGCAAAACGGCAACACGTTCGGGGACTCGCCCCGCAACCGGGGCGACTGGACCGACGACCTCGAGTTCGACGTGGCCGACGCCCGCGAAGAGAAGGTCGACTACCTCTGGTACGTTGGCGACTTCCCGAGCTACGACGAGCGTAACAAGCAGGTCGCCCGCTCGCTGGCGACCATTCTGCAGGAAGCGGACGTCAGCTTCGGGATCCTCTTCGACGACGAGAAGTACGACGGCAACGACATCCGCCGCGTCGGCGAGGAGTTCCTCTACGTCGAACTCGCCGGCCACCACGTCGAAACGTGGGAGGACTGTGAGTTCGACAAAATCGTCTGTACGGACCCCCACTCCTACAACACGTTCAAAAACGAGTATCCGGAGGTCGACTTCGAGGAGTTCGCCGACGACCCGATGATGCCCTTTGACTACGAGGAGTTCTGGAACGACGACGGCGAGATCGAGGTCTACCACTGGACGCAAGCAGTCGAAGAACTCGTTTCCGAAGGCAACCTCGAACTCACCGGCACCGAACTCGACTACACCGTCACCTACCACGATCCGTGCCATCTCGGCCGGTACAACGACGAGTACGAGGCTCCGCGCGAACTCATCAAAGCGACGGGCTGTACGCTCGACGAGATGCCGCGTAACCGCGCCAACGCCTTCTGCTGTGGCGGCGGTGGCGGTGGCCTCTGGATGGATTTCGAAGAAGAGCCCAAACCGAGCGAGGAACGCATCCGCGAAGCGCTCGAGGACACCGATGCCGGCCCTGAGATCGACAAGTTCGTCGTCGCCTGCCCGATGTGCATGACGATGTACGAGGACGGCCGCAAAACGGGCGGCTACGAGGACGAGATCGAAATCGTCGACGTCGCCGAACTCATCGTCGAAGCGATCGGCAAGGCCGAGGAAGCGAACGTCGAAGTCGCAGCCGACTAA
- a CDS encoding redoxin domain-containing protein has product MPEFDVVDLGPANHPTAGDDAPEFTRPLVTDEFWQDRALSDLVAEGRTILVFTPMIGSFVGKYVWDELIERGWADRKEQVVGVTASTPYEISRFIDENEVPFPFFADPANGVADDYGIAHELDGMTGISEPRVAFFALDDGTVDAAWVATEWPEFPDYDALEDRLGLE; this is encoded by the coding sequence ATGCCCGAATTCGACGTCGTCGACCTTGGCCCTGCGAACCACCCGACAGCTGGAGACGACGCACCCGAGTTCACGCGGCCGCTGGTCACCGACGAGTTCTGGCAGGACCGGGCACTCTCCGACCTCGTCGCCGAAGGGCGGACGATCCTCGTATTCACGCCGATGATCGGCTCGTTCGTCGGCAAGTACGTCTGGGACGAACTCATCGAGCGCGGGTGGGCCGACCGCAAAGAGCAGGTCGTCGGCGTGACGGCCTCGACACCGTACGAAATCTCGCGGTTCATCGACGAGAACGAGGTCCCGTTTCCGTTCTTTGCTGATCCGGCCAACGGGGTCGCCGACGACTACGGTATCGCCCACGAACTCGACGGTATGACCGGGATCAGCGAACCCCGCGTCGCGTTTTTCGCGCTCGACGACGGCACCGTCGACGCCGCGTGGGTCGCGACCGAGTGGCCCGAATTCCCCGACTACGACGCGCTCGAGGACCGACTCGGCCTCGAGTGA
- a CDS encoding type 1 glutamine amidotransferase, translating into MSQLRLAVLNAAHQDQNTTRNFRRELDASLAEFDATEGEVPHGFEYDGAVVTGSRSSVYWDEDWIRATKAWVSDAIDRDIPFLGVCWGHQLLADVLGGTVEDMGAYEVGYSEIEHFGESRLFDGIEESFTAFTSHSDEVSRLPPGAEPLATNQYSNHGFRKDRVFGVQFHPEYDPKTARELVHRKELSDERRDSVLAEITRDNYQQACEAKLVFENFLEFVRDVNGTEAVAESDAGSPSAQSSD; encoded by the coding sequence GGACCAGAACACGACGCGAAATTTCCGGCGCGAACTCGACGCCTCGCTCGCGGAGTTCGACGCGACCGAGGGCGAGGTGCCACACGGCTTCGAGTACGACGGGGCCGTCGTCACGGGCTCTCGGTCCTCGGTGTACTGGGATGAAGACTGGATTCGCGCCACGAAGGCATGGGTCAGTGATGCAATCGACCGCGATATTCCCTTCCTCGGTGTCTGTTGGGGCCATCAACTGCTCGCGGACGTCCTCGGCGGCACCGTCGAGGACATGGGTGCCTACGAGGTTGGCTACAGCGAGATCGAACATTTCGGCGAGTCGCGGCTGTTCGATGGCATCGAGGAGTCGTTCACAGCCTTCACGAGCCACTCCGACGAAGTCTCACGGCTTCCCCCCGGCGCGGAACCGCTCGCCACGAATCAGTATTCCAACCACGGCTTCCGCAAGGACCGGGTCTTCGGCGTCCAGTTCCACCCCGAGTACGACCCGAAGACGGCCCGCGAACTCGTCCACCGCAAAGAACTCTCCGACGAGCGCCGCGACTCCGTCCTCGCCGAGATCACCCGCGACAACTACCAGCAGGCTTGCGAGGCGAAACTCGTCTTCGAGAACTTCCTCGAGTTCGTTCGCGACGTGAACGGAACCGAGGCGGTCGCCGAGTCGGACGCCGGGTCACCATCCGCTCAGTCCTCCGACTAA
- a CDS encoding L-threonylcarbamoyladenylate synthase has translation MSDLERAAAAIREGELVVYPTETVYGLGADALDPDAVAAVFDAKGRDRSKPISLAVPSVPSALQYVRATDRERQFMARFLPGPVTVLCRRREAVPDELTAGRDQVGVRVPDHDLALALCERAGTPITATSANVSGQGSVRTPGELDPEIREAASVILETGETQGTESTVVDLSAGTIHRRGAMADEIDTWLETN, from the coding sequence ATGAGCGATCTCGAGCGCGCAGCAGCCGCGATCAGGGAGGGAGAACTCGTCGTCTACCCGACGGAGACTGTCTATGGACTCGGTGCAGATGCGCTCGATCCCGACGCAGTCGCCGCCGTCTTCGACGCGAAAGGCCGGGATCGATCGAAGCCGATCTCGCTTGCGGTGCCGTCGGTCCCATCGGCGCTCCAGTACGTCCGGGCGACCGACCGCGAGCGCCAGTTTATGGCCCGGTTCCTGCCCGGTCCCGTGACAGTGCTGTGTCGTCGCCGAGAGGCCGTGCCGGACGAACTCACTGCCGGTCGCGACCAAGTCGGCGTCCGGGTGCCGGACCACGACCTCGCGCTCGCGCTCTGTGAACGCGCCGGCACTCCGATCACCGCGACGAGCGCGAACGTCAGCGGGCAGGGAAGCGTTCGAACGCCCGGGGAACTCGATCCAGAAATCCGCGAGGCCGCCAGCGTGATCCTCGAGACGGGCGAAACCCAGGGCACCGAAAGTACCGTCGTCGATCTCTCGGCGGGGACGATCCACCGCCGTGGAGCGATGGCCGACGAGATCGACACGTGGCTCGAGACGAACTAG